One genomic region from Phycisphaerales bacterium encodes:
- a CDS encoding prepilin-type N-terminal cleavage/methylation domain-containing protein has product MIRTKQLRGFTIIELLTVIAIIGILIAITVPAVTGAWKVSARAESMSRMKQISTWMTLYGNDNRDSILPSQFDYSDADNPGEVCSNPALGDTVNKGTWADILWAENDLYSKVMSAGGIVDPNADPDDPEPFRARTYYRYKAPDGAVYDSNQNYDASPLRSAVRNSFNFPRPVGSDSPTPYGNGASEQGLAGFFAANDHFNQRIGENYSYGQIKQPSISMYLVDSMAGETIGPEVGAHPWAIPLSEEEPPSRPTDDEAYWDSFRDAYDFGQASSVGGGTGASAGAVNDQSPGQVDFRYGDQCLMLFLDGHMESVGRWSTLEGLETGDMDGKRIRVTGLTDKHSPICEDEDHDH; this is encoded by the coding sequence ATGATCCGTACCAAACAGCTCCGTGGGTTTACCATCATTGAGCTTCTGACCGTGATTGCAATCATTGGGATCCTCATCGCCATTACTGTGCCTGCTGTTACTGGGGCATGGAAAGTCTCAGCACGGGCTGAGTCGATGAGCCGGATGAAGCAGATCTCTACTTGGATGACCTTGTACGGCAACGATAACCGTGACTCCATTTTGCCGAGCCAATTTGACTATTCCGATGCTGACAATCCTGGAGAGGTTTGTAGTAATCCAGCACTTGGAGATACGGTCAACAAAGGCACTTGGGCAGACATCCTTTGGGCAGAAAACGACTTATATAGCAAGGTGATGTCTGCAGGCGGGATTGTTGATCCGAATGCAGATCCTGATGATCCTGAGCCATTTCGGGCTCGAACGTATTACCGTTATAAAGCACCAGATGGTGCTGTTTACGATTCAAATCAGAACTATGACGCGAGTCCATTGCGATCAGCCGTGCGAAACTCATTTAATTTTCCACGCCCGGTCGGAAGCGACAGTCCCACGCCTTATGGCAACGGCGCTTCGGAGCAAGGGCTTGCAGGTTTCTTTGCGGCGAATGATCACTTCAATCAGCGCATTGGCGAAAACTATTCTTACGGACAGATCAAGCAGCCAAGTATTTCAATGTACTTAGTTGATTCAATGGCGGGAGAGACCATTGGTCCAGAGGTTGGAGCTCATCCATGGGCAATACCACTGTCAGAAGAAGAACCGCCAAGTCGCCCCACTGATGATGAGGCGTATTGGGACTCCTTCAGAGATGCATACGATTTTGGTCAAGCCTCAAGTGTTGGTGGTGGCACAGGTGCTAGTGCCGGTGCTGTTAATGATCAATCACCGGGGCAAGTGGATTTTCGATATGGCGACCAATGCCTGATGCTCTTCTTGGATGGACATATGGAGAGTGTTGGTCGATGGAGCACGCTTGAGGGCCTTGAAACCGGGGATATGGATGGAAAACGTATCCGCGTAACAGGCCTGACAGATAAACATAGTCCAATTTGTGAAGACGAAGATCACGACCATTAG